One Kitasatospora sp. NBC_01287 DNA window includes the following coding sequences:
- a CDS encoding carbonic anhydrase, producing MTVTPDRPSSADSAAPAAESPATESIIERFISANRVYAETFKDGGMDARPVQKVAVVACMDARLDLFAALGLELGDAHIIRNAGGVVTDDTIRSLTISQRALGTRSIALIHHTGCGLLGLTEDFRHELEREVGQRPQWAVESFLDLDDDVRQSMQRVRTSPFLLHADDVRGFVFDVHTGLLREVR from the coding sequence ATGACCGTGACCCCCGACCGGCCGTCCTCCGCCGACTCCGCCGCACCGGCCGCTGAGTCGCCCGCCACCGAATCGATCATCGAGCGCTTCATCAGCGCCAACCGCGTCTACGCCGAGACCTTCAAGGACGGCGGCATGGACGCCCGTCCGGTCCAGAAGGTGGCCGTGGTCGCCTGCATGGACGCCAGGCTCGACCTGTTCGCCGCGCTCGGCCTGGAGCTGGGCGACGCCCACATCATCCGCAACGCCGGCGGCGTGGTCACCGATGACACGATCCGCTCGCTGACCATCAGCCAGCGCGCCCTGGGCACCCGCTCGATCGCGCTGATCCACCACACCGGCTGCGGCCTGCTCGGCCTGACCGAGGACTTCCGCCACGAGCTGGAGCGGGAGGTCGGCCAGCGCCCGCAGTGGGCGGTGGAGTCCTTCCTCGACCTGGACGACGACGTGCGTCAGTCGATGCAGCGGGTGCGCACCTCGCCCTTCCTGCTGCACGCGGATGACGTGCGCGGCTTCGTCTTCGACGTGCACACCGGACTGCTCCGCGAGGTGCGCTGA
- a CDS encoding DUF3488 and transglutaminase-like domain-containing protein has product MTTRARLTVYAALASALAMLGLSPLVRPAGWMMPAGGLILVIALVGAGLRRIALARPLVLLVQLLAVAYLLLFGAIRSSFVVGVLPGSATPQALSDLVGSAGTDIQQYSIPAPDTPGLRFLLIAAVAAVALLVDTLSVSYRRASLAGLPLLALYSVGTGLAGAAGGAAWLWFLAAGAGYLMLLFAEGGDRLSRWGRVFHGAGENRGGLSMGGHRIGLLALVCALVLPALAPAWDLSLVNGGFGDTGTGSGGGNISALSPVVSLTDGLRRSGNQQLIKYHGTDPALATAYLRITALDEFDGQEWKPGKQDVVAVPSTLPRPEGLAGDVATSTFDTQVAVSSDLSTDWLPAPYPIDRVQPPGSWRYEPQIGSLVGDHGQQATGLTYTVTSLTVDPTADQLRAAGTAPRSITDTYLKLPANLPGLVKQTALQVTSGKETAFDKAVALQDWFTTSGGFTYNTSIDPGTGPAAIVKFLQDKKGFCVHFAATMAAMARTLGIPARVAVGFAPGHALGNGDYEVGSQDYHAWPELYFAGAGWLRFEPTPSRGTAPDYSGAQTAPSASASPDQPSAGASDPNALPSADSCPLVARKQGGCGNAQPSQQAVPVPLASTGGASGLSPRLLGLIAAGAAVLLLLLWPMAWRTRLRRRRLGEGRRRSGGPGGGLSEEQVLAAWQELVDSAWDLGIAPDEAQSPRFTGERISEAGGLDGPSRAAMGRVALATERVLYAREAERPTPLGSDVRVVRAGLRASAGRRQRLRALLLPASTARVGWRLADRILAARLRTRAAKARAGAALRRLLRLGRPEKRG; this is encoded by the coding sequence ATGACCACCCGCGCGAGACTGACCGTGTACGCCGCGCTGGCCAGCGCGCTGGCCATGCTGGGCCTGAGCCCGCTGGTGCGCCCCGCCGGCTGGATGATGCCGGCCGGCGGGCTGATCCTGGTGATCGCGCTGGTCGGCGCCGGGCTGCGCCGGATCGCGCTGGCCCGTCCGCTGGTCCTGCTGGTCCAGCTGCTGGCCGTGGCCTACCTGCTGCTCTTCGGTGCGATCCGGTCCAGCTTCGTGGTCGGCGTGCTGCCCGGCTCGGCCACCCCGCAGGCACTGAGCGACCTGGTCGGCTCGGCCGGCACCGACATCCAGCAGTACTCGATCCCGGCCCCCGACACCCCGGGCCTGCGCTTCCTGCTGATCGCGGCGGTGGCCGCGGTGGCCCTGCTGGTGGACACCCTCTCGGTCAGCTACCGCAGGGCCTCGCTGGCCGGCCTGCCGCTGCTGGCCCTCTACTCGGTGGGCACCGGGCTGGCCGGAGCGGCGGGCGGGGCGGCCTGGCTCTGGTTCCTGGCCGCCGGGGCCGGCTACCTGATGCTGCTCTTCGCCGAGGGCGGCGACCGGCTCTCCCGCTGGGGCCGGGTCTTCCACGGCGCCGGGGAGAACCGCGGCGGCCTGTCCATGGGCGGCCACCGGATCGGGCTGCTCGCCCTGGTCTGCGCCCTGGTGCTGCCGGCGCTGGCGCCCGCCTGGGACCTCAGCCTGGTCAACGGCGGCTTCGGCGACACCGGCACGGGCAGCGGCGGCGGCAACATCAGCGCGCTCAGCCCCGTGGTCTCGCTGACCGACGGGCTGCGCCGCTCGGGCAACCAGCAGCTGATCAAGTACCACGGCACCGACCCCGCGCTGGCCACCGCCTACCTGCGGATCACCGCGCTGGACGAGTTCGACGGCCAGGAGTGGAAGCCCGGCAAGCAGGACGTCGTGGCGGTTCCCAGCACGCTGCCGCGCCCCGAGGGCCTGGCCGGGGACGTGGCCACCAGCACCTTCGACACCCAGGTCGCGGTCTCCTCGGACCTCAGCACCGACTGGCTGCCCGCGCCGTACCCGATCGACCGGGTGCAGCCGCCGGGCAGCTGGCGGTACGAGCCGCAGATCGGCTCGCTGGTGGGCGACCACGGCCAGCAGGCCACCGGCCTGACCTACACGGTCACCTCGCTGACCGTGGACCCCACCGCGGACCAGCTGCGCGCGGCCGGCACCGCGCCCAGGTCGATCACCGACACCTACCTCAAGCTGCCCGCCAACCTGCCGGGCCTGGTGAAGCAGACCGCGCTGCAGGTGACCAGCGGCAAGGAGACCGCCTTCGACAAGGCGGTGGCGCTGCAGGACTGGTTCACCACCAGCGGCGGCTTCACCTACAACACCTCGATCGACCCGGGCACCGGGCCGGCCGCGATCGTGAAGTTCCTGCAGGACAAGAAGGGCTTCTGCGTGCACTTCGCCGCCACCATGGCGGCGATGGCCCGCACGCTGGGGATCCCGGCCCGGGTGGCGGTCGGCTTCGCTCCCGGCCACGCCCTGGGCAACGGCGACTACGAGGTCGGCAGCCAGGACTACCACGCCTGGCCCGAGCTGTACTTCGCCGGCGCCGGCTGGCTGCGCTTCGAGCCGACGCCCAGCCGCGGGACGGCGCCCGACTACAGCGGTGCGCAGACCGCGCCGAGCGCCAGCGCCAGCCCCGACCAGCCCTCGGCCGGCGCGAGCGACCCCAATGCGCTGCCCTCGGCCGACTCCTGCCCGCTCGTGGCGCGCAAGCAGGGCGGTTGCGGCAACGCCCAGCCCTCGCAGCAGGCGGTGCCCGTGCCGCTGGCCTCGACCGGCGGCGCCTCCGGCCTCTCCCCGCGGCTGCTCGGCCTGATCGCGGCGGGCGCGGCGGTCCTGCTCCTGCTGCTGTGGCCGATGGCCTGGCGGACCAGGCTGCGGCGCCGTCGGCTCGGTGAGGGCCGCCGCCGCTCCGGCGGCCCCGGCGGTGGACTGAGCGAGGAGCAGGTGCTGGCCGCCTGGCAGGAGCTGGTCGACTCCGCCTGGGACCTCGGCATCGCACCCGACGAGGCGCAGAGCCCCCGCTTCACCGGGGAGCGGATCAGCGAGGCGGGCGGCTTGGACGGGCCGTCCCGGGCCGCGATGGGTCGGGTGGCGCTGGCCACCGAGCGGGTGCTCTACGCCCGCGAGGCCGAGCGGCCGACGCCGCTGGGGTCGGACGTGCGGGTGGTGCGGGCCGGCCTGCGGGCCTCGGCCGGCCGCCGGCAGCGGCTGCGCGCGCTGCTGCTGCCCGCCTCGACGGCCCGGGTCGGCTGGCGGCTGGCCGACCGGATCCTCGCGGCGCGCCTGCGCACGCGGGCTGCCAAGGCCCGGGCCGGCGCCGCGCTGCGGCGGCTGCTCAGGCTGGGCCGGCCGGAGAAGCGCGGGTAG
- a CDS encoding MoxR family ATPase: MPVGLPELSAVIERVRGSVESVIEGKPEAVRLALTVMLAEGHLLLEDVPGVGKTMLAKALARSVDCTVRRIQFTPDLLPSDVTGTNVFDQQRMDFEFRPGAIFAQIVVGDEINRASPKTQSALLESMAERQVTIDGTTYELPNPFMVIATQNPVEMEGTYPLPEAQRDRFMARISIGYPSPEAELAMLDVHGGASPLEDLRPVAHAHDILELIELVRTIHVAESVRRYAVDLVTATRTSPELRLGASPRATLHLIRAARAAAALAGREYVLPDDLQALAVPVLAHRLLPTAEAQLSRRSAEQIVAELIRRVPIPHPQGPGRRI, encoded by the coding sequence GTGCCGGTCGGTCTGCCCGAGCTGAGCGCGGTCATCGAGCGGGTCCGGGGCTCGGTGGAGAGCGTGATCGAGGGCAAGCCGGAGGCGGTGCGGCTGGCCCTGACGGTGATGCTGGCCGAGGGCCACCTGCTGCTGGAGGACGTCCCGGGCGTCGGCAAGACCATGCTGGCCAAGGCGCTGGCGAGATCGGTGGACTGCACGGTGCGCCGCATCCAGTTCACCCCCGACCTGCTGCCCTCCGACGTGACCGGCACCAACGTCTTCGACCAGCAGCGGATGGACTTCGAGTTCCGGCCCGGCGCGATCTTCGCGCAGATCGTGGTCGGCGACGAGATCAACCGGGCCTCGCCCAAGACCCAGTCGGCACTGCTGGAGTCGATGGCCGAGCGCCAGGTCACCATCGACGGCACCACCTACGAGCTGCCCAACCCCTTCATGGTGATCGCCACCCAGAACCCGGTGGAGATGGAGGGCACCTACCCGCTGCCCGAGGCCCAGCGAGACCGCTTCATGGCCCGGATCTCGATCGGCTACCCCAGCCCCGAGGCCGAGCTCGCGATGCTGGACGTGCACGGCGGCGCCTCCCCCCTGGAGGACCTGCGGCCGGTCGCGCACGCGCACGACATCCTCGAACTGATCGAGCTGGTGCGCACCATCCACGTGGCCGAGAGCGTGCGCCGCTACGCGGTCGATCTGGTCACCGCCACCCGCACCTCCCCCGAGCTGCGGCTGGGCGCCTCCCCCCGGGCCACCCTGCACCTGATCCGGGCCGCCCGCGCCGCCGCCGCGCTGGCCGGGCGCGAGTACGTGCTGCCGGACGACCTGCAGGCGCTGGCCGTGCCGGTGCTGGCGCACCGCCTGCTGCCGACCGCGGAGGCCCAGCTGAGCCGCCGCAGCGCCGAGCAGATCGTGGCCGAGCTGATCCGCCGCGTGCCCATCCCGCACCCCCAGGGCCCGGGTCGGAGGATCTGA
- a CDS encoding DUF58 domain-containing protein, translating into MRGLTTRGRSFLAAGLTALLCSYLLGQSALLRVGVLLVALPVAAALLLVRTRYRVASGRRLTPHRASAGQEARVHLRVDNISRVPTGLLMLEDKVPYVLGPRPRFVLDRVEPRGFREVSYRVRSDLRGRYPLGPLQLRLTDPFGMCELTRSFSAADTLTVVPQVQPLPAVRLSGEWAGYGDSTSRAVALAGDDDTVPREYRHGDDLRRVHWKSTAKYGELMVRREEQPLKARATVLLDTREIGHRGSGPASSFEWAVSCAASVGGHLLERGYRTRLLTDSGIQVPETNAPGTGSVSDSVGLLLDALAVVEHSSGSGLARAEEVLRMGGEGLLVAILGTLDDEQVASLGRLRRRAGAAVAFVLDTGSWAGLRQVFPDSGHDELERPVRLLREAGWTVLPAQAGDAVPELWRLADRQAQAQARKGASA; encoded by the coding sequence ATGCGCGGCCTGACCACCCGCGGCCGCTCCTTCCTGGCCGCCGGCCTGACCGCGCTGCTCTGCTCCTACCTGCTGGGCCAGAGCGCCCTGCTGCGGGTGGGCGTGCTGCTGGTCGCGCTGCCGGTGGCGGCCGCGCTGCTGCTGGTGCGCACCCGCTACCGGGTGGCCAGCGGCCGGCGGCTCACCCCGCACCGCGCCTCGGCCGGCCAGGAGGCCCGGGTCCACCTGCGGGTGGACAACATCTCCCGGGTGCCCACCGGTCTGCTGATGCTGGAGGACAAGGTGCCCTACGTGCTCGGGCCGCGTCCGCGCTTCGTGCTGGACCGGGTCGAGCCGCGCGGCTTCCGCGAGGTCTCCTACCGGGTCCGCTCCGACCTGCGCGGCCGCTACCCGCTGGGCCCGCTGCAGCTGCGGCTGACCGACCCGTTCGGCATGTGCGAGCTGACCCGCTCGTTCAGCGCCGCCGACACCCTCACCGTGGTTCCGCAGGTCCAGCCGCTGCCGGCCGTGCGGCTGAGCGGCGAGTGGGCCGGCTACGGCGACAGCACCTCGCGCGCGGTGGCGCTGGCCGGGGACGACGACACCGTGCCGCGCGAGTACCGGCACGGGGACGACCTGCGCCGGGTGCACTGGAAGTCCACCGCCAAGTACGGCGAGCTGATGGTGCGCCGCGAGGAGCAGCCGCTGAAGGCCCGGGCCACGGTGCTGCTGGACACCCGGGAGATCGGCCACCGCGGCAGCGGGCCCGCCTCCTCCTTCGAGTGGGCGGTCAGCTGCGCGGCCTCGGTCGGCGGCCACCTGCTGGAGCGCGGCTACCGGACCCGGCTGCTGACCGACAGCGGCATCCAGGTCCCCGAGACCAACGCGCCCGGCACCGGCTCGGTCAGCGACTCGGTCGGCCTGCTGCTGGACGCGCTCGCGGTGGTCGAACACTCCTCCGGCAGCGGGCTGGCCCGGGCCGAGGAGGTGCTGCGGATGGGCGGCGAGGGCCTGCTGGTGGCCATCCTCGGCACCCTGGACGACGAGCAGGTGGCCAGCCTCGGGCGGCTGCGCCGCCGGGCCGGGGCGGCGGTCGCCTTCGTGCTGGACACCGGGAGCTGGGCGGGCCTGCGCCAGGTCTTCCCCGACTCCGGCCACGACGAGCTGGAACGGCCGGTGCGGCTGCTCCGGGAGGCCGGCTGGACGGTGCTGCCCGCGCAGGCCGGCGACGCGGTTCCCGAGCTGTGGCGCCTGGCGGACCGCCAGGCCCAGGCCCAGGCCCGGAAGGGGGCGAGCGCATGA